From Streptomyces sp. NBC_00683, one genomic window encodes:
- a CDS encoding DUF3574 domain-containing protein, translated as MRLRNRPKPETERPARRTALVAGVAACAVLATGAPIAYAALGGEAPAAGRATAARGAEYVETRLFFGTERPDGGPDVTDPQFLAFIDRYVTPDFPSGLTIQDGRGQWRDSNGVIERERSYELILLYPASEARLRDPRIERIRAAYEKAYAQDSVARLDERTLADF; from the coding sequence CTGCGTCTGCGCAACCGTCCGAAGCCGGAAACCGAGCGACCCGCGCGGCGCACCGCACTCGTGGCGGGCGTGGCCGCCTGCGCCGTACTCGCCACGGGCGCGCCGATCGCGTACGCCGCACTCGGCGGCGAGGCACCGGCGGCGGGGCGGGCGACGGCCGCCAGGGGCGCCGAGTACGTGGAGACCCGGCTGTTCTTCGGTACGGAACGCCCCGACGGCGGACCGGACGTGACCGACCCGCAGTTCCTTGCCTTCATCGACCGGTATGTCACGCCGGACTTCCCGAGCGGCCTCACGATCCAGGACGGCCGTGGGCAGTGGCGCGACTCCAACGGGGTGATCGAGCGGGAGCGTTCGTACGAACTGATCCTGCTCTACCCGGCGTCGGAGGCGCGCCTGCGCGACCCGCGGATCGAGCGGATCCGCGCCGCGTACGAGAAGGCCTACGCCCAGGACTCGGTGGCCCGGCTCGACGAACGCACCCTCGCCGATTTCTGA
- a CDS encoding cupin domain-containing protein: MEFGSRVGTKQRGTLRKVMLVGACVTALGLVPAAAVATPGSGVSGTVVAKGTSEGKLKVKTPKGRTDVTVRTITVAPGGSTGWHTHAGQLIAVVQSGTLTRTLDDCSVEVTPAGTAFIEPSGTKHRHIGRNLGTVPVVLWVTYLLPEGSQLSDDADAVDCPAAK, translated from the coding sequence ATGGAGTTCGGCAGCAGGGTCGGCACGAAGCAGCGGGGCACGCTGCGCAAGGTCATGCTCGTGGGCGCCTGTGTGACCGCGCTCGGTCTCGTCCCGGCAGCCGCGGTCGCGACGCCCGGCAGCGGTGTGAGCGGCACCGTCGTCGCCAAGGGCACGTCCGAGGGCAAGCTGAAGGTGAAGACCCCCAAGGGCCGCACGGATGTGACCGTCCGGACCATCACCGTGGCGCCCGGCGGCTCCACCGGCTGGCACACCCACGCGGGCCAGCTGATCGCCGTCGTCCAGTCCGGGACGCTGACCCGGACCCTCGACGACTGCTCGGTCGAGGTGACACCCGCGGGAACGGCGTTCATCGAGCCGTCCGGAACCAAGCACCGGCACATCGGGCGCAACCTAGGGACGGTACCCGTGGTGCTGTGGGTGACCTATCTGCTTCCCGAGGGCAGTCAACTCTCCGACGACGCCGACGCGGTGGACTGCCCGGCGGCGAAGTAG
- a CDS encoding pyridoxal phosphate-dependent aminotransferase, giving the protein MEFRQSSKLNEVCYEIRGPVIEEANALEEAGHSVLRLNTGNPALFGFEAPEEIVQDMIRMLPQAHGYTDSRGILSARRAVAQRYQSMGLVDVDVDDIFLGNGVSELISMSVQALLEDGDEILVPSPDYPLWTAVTTLAGGKAVHYTCDEAADWNPDIADMASKITDRTRAMVIINPNNPTGAVYPREILEGMLDLARRHGLMVFADEIYDQILYDDAEHHSVAVLAPDLLCLTFSGLSKTYRVAGFRSGWMVVSGPQQHARNYLEGLTMLASMRLCPNAPAQYAIQAALGGRQSIGALVAPGGRLHEQRNRAWERLNEIPGVSCVKPKGALYAFPRIDPKVHNIVDDERFVLDLLLREKIQVVQGTGFNWPRPDHFRILTLPHADVLDAAISRIGRFLNGYRQ; this is encoded by the coding sequence ATGGAGTTCCGGCAGTCCAGCAAGCTCAACGAGGTCTGTTACGAGATCCGGGGCCCTGTCATCGAGGAGGCCAACGCCCTCGAGGAGGCGGGCCACAGCGTGCTCCGCCTCAACACGGGCAATCCGGCGCTCTTCGGGTTCGAGGCCCCCGAGGAGATCGTCCAGGACATGATCCGGATGCTCCCGCAGGCACACGGCTACACCGATTCGCGCGGCATCCTCTCCGCCCGCCGGGCCGTGGCGCAGCGCTACCAGTCGATGGGCCTCGTCGACGTCGACGTCGACGACATCTTCCTCGGCAACGGCGTCTCCGAGCTGATCTCCATGTCCGTACAGGCACTTCTGGAGGACGGCGACGAGATCCTCGTCCCGAGCCCCGACTACCCGCTGTGGACCGCCGTCACCACACTCGCGGGCGGCAAGGCCGTGCACTACACCTGCGACGAGGCCGCGGACTGGAATCCGGACATCGCGGACATGGCCTCGAAGATCACCGACCGCACCAGGGCCATGGTCATCATCAACCCGAACAACCCGACGGGTGCCGTCTATCCCCGCGAGATCCTCGAAGGCATGCTCGATCTGGCGCGCAGGCACGGGCTGATGGTGTTCGCCGACGAGATCTACGACCAGATCCTCTACGACGACGCCGAGCACCACTCCGTGGCGGTCCTGGCTCCTGATCTGCTCTGCCTCACCTTCAGCGGGCTGTCCAAGACGTACCGCGTGGCAGGATTCCGCTCCGGCTGGATGGTGGTGTCGGGCCCGCAGCAGCACGCCCGCAACTACCTGGAGGGGCTCACCATGCTCGCCTCCATGCGGCTGTGCCCCAACGCCCCCGCCCAGTACGCGATCCAGGCGGCGCTCGGCGGCCGGCAGTCGATCGGGGCGCTCGTCGCCCCCGGGGGCAGGCTCCACGAGCAGCGCAACCGGGCCTGGGAGCGGCTGAACGAGATCCCGGGGGTGTCGTGCGTGAAGCCGAAGGGCGCCCTGTACGCCTTCCCTCGCATCGACCCGAAGGTCCACAACATCGTCGACGACGAGCGGTTCGTCCTGGACCTGCTACTGCGGGAGAAGATCCAGGTGGTTCAGGGCACGGGCTTCAACTGGCCGCGCCCCGACCACTTCCGGATCCTGACCCTCCCGCACGCCGACGTCCTCGACGCGGCGATCAGCCGCATCGGCCGCTTCCTGAACGGATACCGCCAGTGA
- a CDS encoding uridine kinase, which produces MRFEPITWERLAEALAAHADGLKPADGGPWLRIGVDGASAARPGEPAGRLAEELRARGRAVLTVSTGGFLRPASLRYEYGKEDPDSYADSWFDTNALWREVFRPLEPGGSGRVLPDLWDPVTDRATRSPYRVLPEGGVLIMHGPLLLGQWFPFDLAVHLRLSPGALRRRTEESERWTLPAFARYEDEVAPADRADAVVRADDPHHPAWTGIGA; this is translated from the coding sequence GTGCGATTCGAACCGATCACCTGGGAACGCCTGGCCGAAGCGCTGGCCGCGCACGCCGACGGCCTGAAACCGGCCGACGGCGGGCCCTGGCTCAGAATCGGTGTCGACGGAGCCTCGGCCGCCCGCCCCGGTGAGCCCGCCGGACGCCTCGCCGAGGAACTGCGGGCGCGCGGCCGTGCGGTGCTCACCGTCTCCACCGGAGGGTTCCTGCGGCCGGCGAGTCTGCGCTACGAGTACGGCAAGGAGGACCCCGACTCCTACGCCGACAGCTGGTTCGACACCAACGCGCTGTGGCGCGAGGTGTTCCGTCCGCTGGAGCCCGGCGGAAGCGGACGGGTGCTGCCCGACCTCTGGGACCCCGTGACGGACCGGGCCACCCGCAGCCCGTACCGGGTGCTGCCCGAGGGCGGGGTGCTGATCATGCACGGGCCGCTGCTCCTCGGGCAGTGGTTCCCCTTCGACCTCGCCGTTCACCTGCGCCTCTCGCCCGGTGCGCTGCGACGGCGCACCGAGGAGAGCGAGCGGTGGACGCTGCCCGCCTTCGCGCGGTACGAGGACGAGGTGGCGCCCGCCGACCGCGCGGACGCGGTGGTGCGGGCCGACGACCCGCACCACCCCGCCTGGACCGGCATCGGCGCGTAG
- a CDS encoding SWIM zinc finger family protein — protein sequence MSPAAASRPTARPGPDDLRRTFEAVPARASDTAEPFADSWWGRAWVDALESLSMDEGRLARGRTYADGGHVAAITVTPGRVIAYVHGSRPRPYRAELRLRTFSASDWDTFLDAVAARPGHLSALLDKDMPHSLVDTAGETGIRLLPAAGDLDPDCSCPDRGWPCKHVAALCFQTARLLDSDPFVLLLMRGRGERELLDELGRRNAEHSARERPATPAMPSLPADEALAGRFLPPLPAPLPVPPYPGQPPSYPDLPGAHDPLSLDHLASDAAARAHALLTTGDDPIAGLSTWQDAVRIAASRPTAGLTATTRALYRELAYATGRSTTDLARAVAAWRQGGAEGLAVLESPWDPPAGPFDRARPALAAADFPRFQPWRNHLTNAGGTLQLRFGHDGRWYGYESDPGADDWWPRATPDTDPVGALTALRG from the coding sequence ATGAGCCCGGCCGCAGCCTCCCGTCCCACGGCGCGCCCCGGCCCCGACGACCTGCGGCGCACCTTCGAGGCGGTGCCCGCCCGCGCCTCCGACACCGCGGAACCCTTCGCGGACAGCTGGTGGGGCCGGGCCTGGGTGGACGCCCTGGAGTCCCTGTCGATGGACGAGGGGCGGCTCGCCCGCGGCCGTACGTACGCCGACGGCGGCCATGTCGCCGCGATCACCGTGACCCCCGGCCGGGTCATCGCCTACGTCCACGGCAGCCGCCCCCGCCCGTACCGCGCGGAGCTGCGCCTGCGTACGTTCTCGGCCTCCGACTGGGACACCTTCCTGGACGCCGTCGCGGCGCGGCCCGGGCATCTGTCCGCGCTGCTCGACAAGGACATGCCGCACTCCCTGGTCGACACGGCGGGGGAGACCGGCATCAGGCTGCTGCCCGCCGCCGGTGACCTCGACCCGGACTGCTCCTGCCCGGACCGTGGCTGGCCGTGCAAGCACGTGGCGGCGCTCTGCTTCCAGACGGCACGGCTCCTGGACAGCGACCCCTTCGTCCTGCTGCTGATGCGCGGCCGGGGCGAGCGGGAACTCCTCGACGAGCTCGGCCGCCGCAACGCCGAGCACTCCGCCCGGGAGCGCCCCGCCACCCCCGCGATGCCCTCGCTCCCGGCGGACGAGGCCCTGGCCGGTCGCTTCCTGCCGCCGCTCCCGGCACCGCTGCCCGTGCCGCCGTATCCCGGGCAGCCGCCGTCCTACCCGGACCTGCCCGGTGCCCATGACCCGCTGTCCCTGGACCACCTCGCCTCGGACGCGGCCGCCCGCGCCCACGCGCTCCTGACCACAGGGGACGATCCGATCGCCGGGCTCAGCACCTGGCAGGACGCGGTGCGCATCGCCGCGTCCCGGCCCACCGCGGGGCTCACGGCGACCACCCGGGCGCTCTACCGCGAACTCGCCTACGCCACCGGCCGCAGCACCACCGACCTGGCCCGCGCGGTCGCCGCCTGGCGGCAGGGCGGCGCGGAGGGCCTCGCGGTCCTGGAGAGCCCCTGGGACCCGCCGGCGGGCCCGTTCGACCGGGCCCGCCCCGCCCTCGCGGCGGCCGACTTCCCGCGCTTCCAGCCCTGGCGCAACCACCTGACCAATGCCGGGGGCACCCTCCAGCTCCGCTTCGGTCACGACGGCCGCTGGTACGGCTACGAATCGGACCCGGGTGCGGACGACTGGTGGCCCCGCGCCACCCCGGACACCGACCCGGTGGGCGCGCTCACCGCCCTGCGGGGCTGA
- a CDS encoding carbohydrate kinase family protein: MTEGGLLVVGDVVTDVVVRHGSAVVHGTDTPARISTLPGGAGANVACWAVRSGCRDARLLARAGADSEAWHRSALERAGVRPLLSVDEEAPTGTVVALVDSSAERTFLTDSGAVLRLSPDDWSASLLDGVARLHLSGYLLFAATSRATAQLALREARRRGIPVSVDPASAGFLAVLGAGAFLDLVEGVDLLLPNADEARELTGLPDPADAAAKLSRHAGRVAVTLGDRGVLLAAGGMVTARVPAPAVPDPIDSTGAGDAFTGGFLAALIAGADGAAAAAAGCRAGAEAVATVGGRPGPRPA, encoded by the coding sequence GTGACCGAGGGCGGCCTTCTCGTCGTCGGCGATGTGGTCACCGATGTCGTCGTCCGGCACGGCTCGGCCGTGGTCCACGGTACGGACACGCCTGCGCGGATCAGCACGCTGCCGGGCGGGGCGGGCGCCAACGTCGCGTGCTGGGCCGTTCGTTCGGGATGCCGGGACGCGCGACTGCTGGCGCGGGCCGGGGCCGATTCGGAGGCCTGGCACCGGAGTGCGCTGGAACGTGCGGGGGTGCGTCCGCTGCTGTCCGTGGACGAGGAGGCGCCGACCGGCACGGTGGTGGCCCTGGTCGACTCCTCGGCCGAGCGCACCTTCCTCACCGACAGCGGCGCGGTCCTGCGCCTCTCCCCCGACGACTGGTCGGCGTCCTTACTGGACGGCGTCGCCCGGCTCCACCTCTCCGGCTATCTCCTCTTCGCGGCGACGAGCCGTGCGACGGCGCAGCTGGCCCTGCGGGAGGCCAGGCGGCGGGGCATCCCGGTGAGTGTGGACCCGGCGTCGGCGGGCTTCCTCGCCGTTCTGGGCGCCGGCGCCTTCCTGGACCTGGTCGAGGGCGTGGACCTGCTGCTGCCCAACGCGGACGAGGCCCGGGAGCTGACCGGCCTGCCGGACCCGGCCGACGCGGCGGCCAAGCTGAGCCGTCACGCCGGGCGGGTCGCCGTCACCCTCGGGGACCGGGGCGTCCTGCTGGCGGCCGGGGGCATGGTGACCGCACGGGTACCCGCCCCGGCCGTACCCGATCCGATCGACTCGACGGGCGCGGGCGACGCCTTCACCGGCGGTTTCCTCGCCGCCCTCATCGCCGGGGCGGACGGTGCCGCGGCAGCTGCGGCCGGCTGCCGGGCCGGGGCCGAGGCGGTCGCGACGGTCGGCGGGCGCCCGGGGCCTCGGCCGGCGTAG
- a CDS encoding pseudouridine-5'-phosphate glycosidase, producing the protein MHRNPSASTSQETGRHAPVLSTEVRDALADRRPVVALESTIIAHGLPRPRNLQVAKELEELVRKEGAVPATVAVLDGRAHVGLTDDRLERVAGDPAMRKLGHRDLAPALAQGASGATTVSATAFLAARAGLNVFATGGLGGVHREWTETQDESADLRLLARTGITVVCAGVKSILDVPATLQRLETLGVGVLGYGTEYFPGFYLSSSGEPVDWTVRTPREVVDVMRAREELGGPAAALIVANPVPEEEQLDPEVHDRVLAQALDACRERGIVGQAVTPFLLEYLMRETGGASLEANLAAVRGNVQLAARIAAAAAAR; encoded by the coding sequence ATGCATCGGAACCCATCGGCATCCACGTCGCAGGAAACCGGCCGCCACGCCCCCGTGCTCTCCACCGAGGTGCGCGACGCTCTCGCCGACCGCCGCCCCGTCGTCGCCCTGGAGTCGACGATCATCGCCCACGGTCTGCCACGCCCCCGCAACCTCCAGGTCGCAAAGGAGCTGGAGGAGCTCGTACGCAAGGAGGGGGCCGTGCCCGCCACGGTCGCCGTGCTCGACGGCCGGGCCCATGTGGGTCTGACGGACGACCGGTTGGAGCGGGTGGCCGGGGACCCGGCGATGCGGAAGCTGGGCCACCGCGACCTCGCGCCCGCGCTCGCCCAGGGAGCGAGCGGGGCGACGACCGTGTCCGCGACCGCGTTCCTGGCGGCGCGGGCGGGGCTGAACGTCTTCGCGACCGGAGGGCTCGGCGGCGTACACCGGGAGTGGACCGAGACGCAGGACGAGTCCGCGGATCTGCGGCTGCTTGCCAGGACCGGCATCACCGTGGTCTGCGCGGGCGTGAAGTCGATCCTGGACGTGCCGGCCACGCTCCAGCGCCTCGAGACGCTCGGCGTCGGCGTGCTCGGTTACGGGACGGAGTACTTCCCCGGCTTCTACCTGAGCAGTTCGGGCGAGCCCGTCGACTGGACGGTCCGCACACCGCGGGAGGTGGTGGACGTGATGCGTGCCCGGGAGGAGCTCGGGGGTCCCGCCGCCGCGCTGATCGTCGCCAACCCCGTACCGGAGGAGGAGCAGTTGGACCCCGAGGTGCACGACCGGGTGCTCGCGCAGGCTCTGGACGCCTGCCGGGAGCGCGGGATCGTGGGGCAGGCCGTCACCCCGTTCCTGCTGGAGTACCTGATGCGGGAGACCGGCGGAGCGTCCCTTGAAGCGAATCTGGCCGCCGTGCGCGGGAACGTGCAACTGGCCGCGCGGATCGCGGCAGCGGCGGCGGCGCGGTGA
- a CDS encoding peptidase, protein MICAGCRTPVHTQFASPGLVGAIVEGGLDPAEDPGWADSGAASPAEYARWAGHLCGMTCLRMALGPDAPTLFALRDGAIEYGAYTEDAEGVIRGLVYAPFAAYVTEAHGLDATVHRHLSPAGILGLLDDGRSVMASVHYGIRHPELPAPGRGGHLVLLTSRTADGSGVHFHNPSGTTADTRAAELPLPVFERFFAGRGVSLPGVTTTGAVAP, encoded by the coding sequence GTGATCTGCGCCGGCTGCCGGACCCCCGTCCACACACAGTTCGCGTCGCCCGGCCTGGTGGGCGCGATCGTGGAGGGCGGGCTCGATCCGGCCGAGGACCCGGGCTGGGCGGACTCCGGCGCCGCCTCGCCCGCCGAGTACGCGCGCTGGGCAGGCCACCTGTGCGGGATGACCTGCCTGCGCATGGCGCTCGGCCCCGACGCTCCGACCCTGTTCGCGCTGCGCGACGGCGCAATCGAGTACGGCGCGTACACGGAGGACGCCGAGGGAGTGATCCGCGGCCTGGTCTACGCTCCGTTCGCCGCGTACGTGACCGAGGCGCACGGCCTCGACGCGACCGTCCACCGCCACCTGTCCCCCGCCGGGATCCTCGGACTGCTGGACGACGGCCGAAGCGTGATGGCGTCCGTGCACTACGGAATCCGGCACCCGGAACTGCCGGCCCCGGGGCGGGGCGGGCATCTGGTCCTGCTGACCTCGCGCACCGCGGACGGATCGGGAGTGCACTTCCACAACCCGTCGGGGACGACGGCGGACACACGCGCGGCCGAGCTGCCGCTGCCGGTCTTCGAACGCTTCTTCGCGGGCCGCGGGGTGTCGTTGCCCGGGGTCACGACCACGGGTGCGGTGGCGCCGTAG
- a CDS encoding winged helix-turn-helix transcriptional regulator, translating to MPRQQPPTRPVRRRSYDQFCAAARALDSVGDRWTLLIVRELLAGPRRYTDLHADLPGVSTDVLASRLKDMEQSGLAVRRRLPPPAAASVYELTEHGRGLLPVLSALARWGTPALAERRPTDAVRAHWFALPLLRALDGTEHAGVVEVRLEEGEFHIRTGGDTQGDDAYGYGPAPYPDARIVLDAELCLALGRGELTLAEAVAEGRAEVHGEGPLAAELRGG from the coding sequence ATGCCACGTCAGCAGCCGCCAACACGCCCCGTCCGCCGCCGGAGTTACGACCAGTTCTGTGCCGCCGCCCGGGCCCTCGACTCCGTGGGCGACCGGTGGACGCTGCTGATTGTCCGTGAACTGCTGGCCGGCCCGCGCAGGTACACGGATCTGCACGCCGACCTGCCCGGAGTCAGCACGGACGTGCTCGCCTCCCGGCTCAAGGACATGGAGCAGAGCGGCCTGGCCGTGCGCCGGCGGCTGCCTCCGCCCGCCGCCGCTTCGGTCTACGAACTGACCGAACACGGCCGCGGACTGCTCCCGGTCCTCAGCGCGCTCGCCCGGTGGGGCACGCCCGCACTCGCCGAGCGCCGCCCCACCGACGCCGTCCGTGCCCACTGGTTCGCCCTGCCGCTGCTGCGCGCGCTGGACGGGACCGAGCACGCGGGCGTGGTCGAAGTCCGGCTGGAGGAGGGGGAGTTCCACATCCGCACCGGCGGGGACACCCAGGGGGACGATGCGTACGGGTACGGCCCCGCCCCGTACCCCGACGCCCGCATCGTGCTCGACGCCGAGCTCTGCCTGGCGCTGGGGCGCGGCGAACTGACACTGGCCGAAGCGGTCGCGGAGGGCCGGGCCGAGGTGCACGGGGAAGGCCCGCTCGCCGCCGAACTCCGCGGGGGATGA